Proteins encoded within one genomic window of Setaria italica strain Yugu1 chromosome IV, Setaria_italica_v2.0, whole genome shotgun sequence:
- the LOC101768392 gene encoding elongation factor 1-gamma 3 encodes MALVLHSFPGNKNAYKALIAAEYSGVKVELNKNFEMGVSNKTPEFLKMNPLGKVPVLETPDGAVFESNAIARYVARLKDDNPLFGSSRIEQAHVEQWIDFAATEVDPGIARYLFPRLGFMPYVQTAEETAIASLKRALGSLNTHLASKTFLVGHSVTLADIVLTCNLYTGFMYILTKSFTSEFPHVERYFWTMVNQPNFKKVIGDVKQAESVPPVQKKAAPQPKAKDVKKEAPKEAPKPKVEAPAEEEAPKPKPKNPLDLLPPSKMILDDWKRLYSNTKTNFREVAIKGFWDMYDPEGYSLWFCDYKYNDENTVSFVTMNKVGGFLQRMDLCRKYAFGKMLVVGSEPPFKLKGLWLFRGQEVPKFVMDEVYDMELYEWTKVDISDEAQRERVSAMIEDQEPFEGEALLDAKCFK; translated from the exons ATGGCGCTC GTATTGCATTCTTTTCCAGGAAACAAGAATGCCTACAAGGCGCTTATTGCTGCAGAATACAGTGGGGTCAAGGTTGAGTTGAACAAGAATTTTGAGATGGGTGTCTCCAACAAGACCCCTGAGTTTCTTAAGATGAACCCCCTTGGGAAG GTGCCGGTTTTGGAGACTCCTGATGGTGCTGTTTTTGAGAGCAACGCTATTGCACGCTATG TTGCTCGCTTGAAGGATGACAACCCTCTTTTTGGATCTTCTCGTATTGAGCAA GCCCATGTTGAGCAATGGATAGACTTTGCTGCCACAGAAGTTGATCCTGGTATTGCACGGTACTTGTTCCCAAGGCTTGGTTTCATGCCTTATGTTCAGACG GCCGAGGAAACAGCTATTGCCTCATTGAAGAGAGCGCTTGGTTCTCTGAACACACACCTTGCCTCAAAGACGTTCCTTGTTGGGCATTCTGTTACTTTAGCTGACATTGTATTGACATGCAACCTCTACACTGGATTTATGTATATCCTGACCAAGAGCTTCACATCTGAATTCCCTCATGTTGAGAGGTATTTCTGGACCATGGTTAACCAGCCTAACTTCAAGAAGGTCATCGGCGATGTCAAGCAGGCAGAGTCAGTGCCTCCTGTTCAGAAAAAGGCCGCTCCTCAGCCAAAGGCAAAGGATGTCAAGAAAGAAGCCCCAAAGGAGGCCCCGAAGCCAAAGGTGGAGGCACCAGCAGAAGAGGAGGCACCAAAGCCGAAGCCGAAGAATCCTCTTGACTTGCTGCCACCAAGCAAGATGATCCTCGATGACTGGAAGAGGCTGTACTCAAACACAAAGACCAACTTCCGTGAGGTTGCCATCAAAG GTTTCTGGGACATGTATGACCCAGAGGGCTACTCTCTGTGGTTCTGTGACTACAAGTACAATGATGAGAACACCGTCTCCTTTGTGACCATGAACAAGGTTGGTGGGTTCCTGCAGCGGATGGACCTGTGCCGCAAGTACGCCTTTGGCAAGATGCTCGTGGTCGGTTCTGAGCCCCCCTTCAAGTTGAAGGGGCTCTGGCTCTTCCGTGGCCAGGAGGTCCCCAAGTTTGTCATGGATGAGGTCTATGACATGGAGCTCTACGAGTGGACCAAGGTGGACATCTCGGACGAGGCACAGAGGGAGCGTGTCAGTGCCATGATCGAGGACCAGGAGCCCTTCGAGGGTGAGGCCCTGCTTGATGCCAAATGCTTCAAGTGA
- the LOC101768794 gene encoding elongation factor 1-gamma 3, with product MALVLHSGPGNKNAFKALIAAEYSGVKVELTKNFEMGVSNKTPEFLKMNPLGKVPVLETPDGAIFESNAIARYVARLKDDNPLFGSSRIEQAHVEQWMDFAATEVDSGVAWYLYPRLGYIPYAQTTEETAIASLKRALGSLNTHLASKTFLVGHSVTLADIVLTCNLYHGFARILTKSFTSEFPHVERYFWTMVNQPNFKKVMGDVKQAESVPSVQKKAAAQPKAKDVKKEAPKEAPKPKVEAPAEEEAPKPKPKNPLDLLPPSKMILDDWKRLYSNTKTNFREVAIKGFWDMYDPEGYSLWFCDYKYNDENTVSFVTMNKVGGFLQRMDLCRKYAFGKMLVVGSEPPFKLKGLWLFRGQEVPKFVMDEVYDMELYEWTKVDISDEAQRERVSAMIEDQEPFEGEALLDAKCFK from the exons ATGGCGCTC GTATTGCATTCTGGACCTGGAAACAAGAATGCCTTCAAGGCACTTATTGCTGCAGAATACAGTGGGGTCAAGGTTGAGCTGACCAAGAATTTTGAGATGGGTGTCTCCAACAAGACCCCTGAGTTTCTTAAGATGAACCCCCTTGGGAAG GTTCCTGTTCTGGAGACTCCGGATGGTGCTATTTTCGAGAGCAATGCTATTGCACGctatg TTGCTCGCTTGAAGGATGACAACCCTCTTTTTGGGTCTTCTCGTATTGAACAA GCCCATGTTGAGCAATGGATGGACTTTGCTGCAACCGAAGTTGATTCTGGTGTTGCATGGTACTTGTACCCAAGGCTTGGTTACATTCCTTATGCTCAGACG ACCGAGGAAACAGCTATTGCCTCATTGAAGAGAGCGCTTGGTTCTCTGAACACACACCTTGCCTCAAAGACATTCCTTGTTGGGCATTCTGTCACTCTAGCCGACATTGTATTGACATGCAACCTCTACCATGGATTTGCACGGATCTTGACCAAGAGCTTCACATCTGAATTCCCTCATGTTGAGAGGTATTTCTGGACTATGGTTAACCAGCCTAACTTCAAGAAGGTCATGGGTGATGTCAAGCAGGCAGAGTCAGTGCCTTCTGTTCAGAAAAAGGCCGCTGCTCAGCCAAAGGCAAAGGATGTCAAGAAAGAAGCCCCAAAGGAGGCCCCGAAGCCAAAGGTGGAGGCACCAGCAGAAGAGGAGGCACCAAAGCCGAAGCCGAAGAATCCTCTTGACTTGCTGCCACCAAGCAAGATGATCCTCGATGACTGGAAGAGGCTGTACTCAAACACAAAGACCAACTTCCGTGAGGTTGCCATCAAAG GTTTTTGGGACATGTATGACCCTGAGGGCTACTCTCTGTGGTTCTGTGACTACAAGTACAATGATGAGAACACCGTCTCCTTTGTGACCATGAACAAGGTTGGTGGGTTCCTGCAGAGGATGGATCTGTGCCGCAAGTACGCCTTTGGCAAGATGCTTGTGGTCGGCTCTGAGCCCCCCTTCAAGTTGAAGGGGCTCTGGCTCTTCCGTGGCCAGGAGGTCCCCAAGTTTGTCATGGATGAGGTCTATGACATGGAGCTCTACGAGTGGACCAAGGTGGACATCTCCGACGAGGCCCAAAGGGAGCGTGTTAGTGCCATGATTGAGGACCAGGAGCCTTTTGAGGGTGAGGCCCTGCTTGACGCGAAATGCTTCAAGTGA
- the LOC101778803 gene encoding uncharacterized protein LOC101778803, giving the protein MLITFSKEDHWVHLPDLVSYLLVVFPTIDRVPTIDGGSGLNIIFTETLKHMDFNFEWLLPYKDPVILPITSGTLDNYRTEHLTFEVANFKTSYQAIYDMPMLARFMAIPNHTYLILNMPAPNGVLSIFGNVETSYKCDT; this is encoded by the exons ATGCTCATAACCTTCTCCAAGGAAGATCACTGGGTGCACCTCCCGGACCTTGTGTCTTACCTGTTGGTGGTCTTCCCCACCATAGACAGAGTCCCCACCATTGACGGTggtagcggcctcaacatcatcttcactgaGACCCTAAAGCacatggacttcaacttcgaGTGGCTCCTTCCCTACAAAGACCC AGTCATCCTGCCGATCACGTCCGGCACCCTCGACAACTACCGCACCGagcacctcaccttcgaggttgcCAACTTCAAGACCTCCTACCAAGCCATATATGACATGCCAATGCTGGCAAGGTTCATGGCGATCCCCAATCatacctacctcatcctcaatATGCCGGCTCCAAATGGTGTCCTCTCCATCTTCGGTAATGTTGAAACATCCTACAAGTGCGACACGTAA